From Sporosarcina sp. Te-1, the proteins below share one genomic window:
- a CDS encoding DUF485 domain-containing protein — protein MKVESAYKGKTEQEWGSVEPLSARQATDFERIVSSPQYKEMLRRKKRFIVPMTIFFLAFYFMLPIMTSYSTVLNTPVYGDITWAWVFATAQFIVTWVLCVMYVKKSNAFDKDADEVIKLIERDGGSA, from the coding sequence ATGAAGGTTGAAAGCGCATACAAAGGGAAAACCGAGCAGGAATGGGGGAGCGTTGAACCTTTATCGGCACGACAAGCAACAGATTTTGAAAGAATTGTTTCAAGCCCGCAGTACAAAGAAATGTTGAGGCGGAAAAAACGTTTCATTGTTCCGATGACCATCTTCTTCCTTGCATTTTACTTTATGTTGCCGATTATGACATCCTATTCGACCGTTCTCAATACACCTGTCTACGGAGACATTACGTGGGCATGGGTGTTTGCCACAGCCCAATTCATTGTCACTTGGGTGCTGTGTGTCATGTACGTAAAAAAATCGAATGCATTCGATAAGGATGCAGATGAAGTTATTAAACTGATTGAACGGGATGGGGGCTCGGCTTAA
- the dat gene encoding D-amino-acid transaminase → MKYFVDGQFTDQEGIKISIDDRGYYFGDGVYEVIKVYNGELYTAEEHFNRLVESAEKVKMVLPYSKDELIDVANELVKANTIETGHIYIQVTRGVSPRAHQFPEIPVTPVVTAYAIENPRPLKNIDEGVKVKIVEDVRWLRCDIKSLNLLGNVMAKQEAYESGCAEALFVRDGIVMEGSSSNVFGIKDGTVYTHPATNLILNGITRRVVIQLCEELKIPFVEKEFTPIEALGMDEFFLTSTTAEITPIISIEGHTIGTGKPGVLTKKLQEAFAHQIPVPVKAN, encoded by the coding sequence ATGAAATATTTTGTGGATGGCCAGTTTACGGACCAAGAAGGAATTAAAATCTCCATCGATGATCGAGGCTATTATTTTGGCGATGGCGTATATGAAGTGATTAAAGTATATAATGGTGAACTTTATACAGCGGAAGAACATTTTAACCGTCTTGTGGAAAGTGCCGAAAAAGTGAAGATGGTGCTGCCCTATTCAAAAGATGAACTGATCGATGTGGCGAACGAGTTAGTAAAGGCGAACACTATCGAAACGGGTCATATTTATATTCAAGTAACAAGAGGGGTATCACCGAGAGCACATCAATTTCCAGAAATCCCTGTCACGCCGGTTGTAACAGCCTATGCCATCGAGAATCCAAGACCCCTTAAAAACATCGATGAAGGGGTAAAAGTAAAAATAGTAGAAGATGTCAGATGGCTTCGCTGTGACATCAAAAGTTTGAATTTACTCGGCAATGTTATGGCAAAGCAAGAAGCTTACGAATCCGGCTGTGCAGAAGCGTTATTTGTCCGGGATGGAATCGTCATGGAAGGATCCTCTTCCAATGTCTTTGGTATCAAAGATGGTACAGTTTATACGCATCCCGCTACGAACCTCATTTTGAATGGAATTACTCGGAGGGTGGTCATCCAGCTTTGCGAGGAACTCAAGATTCCGTTTGTGGAAAAAGAGTTCACGCCAATTGAAGCATTAGGTATGGATGAATTTTTCCTAACTTCCACCACGGCGGAGATTACCCCGATCATTTCAATTGAAGGTCATACGATTGGGACTGGGAAACCTGGCGTCCTCACCAAAAAGCTGCAGGAAGCATTTGCCCACCAAATCCCGGTGCCAGTCAAAGCAAACTGA
- the trmB gene encoding tRNA (guanosine(46)-N7)-methyltransferase TrmB translates to MRLRNKPWAKDFMAQHPDVLIMDEDRPKVDWKEEFGNDHPIHIEVGTGKGQFIIGMALANPEINYIGIELFDNVIVSALEKAIELNKPKNLRLLRANGANLTELFREGQVDRVYLNFSDPWPKTRHAKRRLTHETFLKRYEAVLRKNGEIHFKTDNRKLFEYSLTSMSAYGMKLQFVSLDLHADMPEDNIMTEYEEKFSAKGMPIYRLEAQFCE, encoded by the coding sequence ATGCGTTTACGCAACAAACCATGGGCGAAAGATTTCATGGCCCAACATCCAGATGTATTAATCATGGATGAAGACCGGCCGAAGGTAGATTGGAAAGAGGAGTTCGGCAACGATCATCCTATTCATATAGAAGTAGGAACTGGGAAGGGGCAATTTATCATTGGCATGGCGCTTGCCAATCCTGAAATCAACTACATCGGCATAGAACTATTTGATAATGTGATCGTTTCTGCATTGGAAAAAGCGATTGAATTGAACAAGCCGAAAAATTTGCGGTTATTACGAGCGAATGGCGCTAATTTGACAGAACTGTTCCGTGAGGGGCAAGTGGACAGGGTCTATTTAAATTTTTCCGATCCATGGCCTAAAACGAGACATGCCAAAAGACGGTTAACACATGAGACATTTTTGAAGCGTTATGAAGCGGTCTTGCGTAAAAATGGGGAAATTCATTTTAAAACGGACAATCGAAAGTTATTCGAGTATTCGCTCACGTCCATGTCCGCCTACGGGATGAAGCTCCAGTTTGTTTCGCTGGACCTCCATGCGGATATGCCGGAAGATAACATTATGACGGAATATGAAGAGAAGTTTTCTGCTAAAGGCATGCCGATTTATCGTTTGGAGGCACAGTTCTGCGAGTAA
- the pepV gene encoding dipeptidase PepV: MDWKEEALRRQEQIIGDLQQLVSIPSVLDESSASKEAPFGPGPARALEWMLEEGRRAGFAVKDIDHMAGHIEMGEGEELLGILCHVDVVPAGANWTYGPFEGTVKDGKLFGRGAIDDKGPTIAAWHAMKMVKESGVPLSKRVRLIVGADEESGFRCVDRYFKTEEMPSVGFAPDADFPIIHAEKGIASLIFSQQSFEPDGQLLKFHAGNRTNMVPDQATAVTNLKASDIAEAFESFLNINSASGSITEEEGHTKITVHGKSAHAMEPDLGVNAAVLLASFLNRVLEEGSSKEFTQFMFEAFGTETRGQFLGLSFNDEISGDTTLNAGIVEFTESAGGLVKVSMRYSVTYPFNDKIETCKNRLEQTAFQLAVSSNSKPHHVDAEDPFIKTLQDVYTEHTGDEADLLAIGGGTYARVLEKGVAFGMLFPGREDVAHQADEYVYIEDMLKATAIYADAISRLAGEKKGDQ, translated from the coding sequence ATGGATTGGAAAGAAGAGGCGTTACGACGGCAGGAGCAGATCATCGGGGATTTGCAGCAACTGGTTTCCATCCCCTCCGTACTCGATGAAAGCTCTGCCTCCAAAGAAGCTCCCTTTGGACCGGGTCCGGCCCGTGCTCTGGAATGGATGTTGGAAGAGGGGCGCCGTGCAGGATTTGCTGTCAAGGACATCGATCATATGGCAGGACATATTGAGATGGGAGAAGGCGAGGAATTGCTCGGCATTCTTTGCCATGTCGATGTGGTGCCGGCTGGCGCCAATTGGACATACGGCCCTTTCGAAGGGACTGTGAAAGACGGGAAATTGTTCGGCCGGGGTGCGATCGATGACAAAGGTCCGACAATTGCAGCTTGGCATGCTATGAAAATGGTGAAGGAATCGGGTGTACCTCTTTCCAAACGGGTTCGGCTCATCGTAGGCGCTGACGAAGAAAGCGGCTTCCGATGTGTGGACCGGTATTTTAAAACGGAAGAAATGCCGTCAGTTGGCTTTGCGCCAGATGCCGATTTTCCAATCATCCATGCAGAGAAAGGAATCGCATCACTCATCTTCAGTCAACAATCATTTGAACCGGATGGCCAATTGCTCAAGTTTCATGCTGGAAATCGGACAAATATGGTTCCAGATCAAGCGACAGCGGTCACGAACCTAAAAGCTTCTGACATAGCGGAGGCATTTGAGAGCTTTTTGAATATCAATTCGGCTAGTGGTTCTATTACAGAAGAAGAAGGACATACGAAAATAACAGTCCATGGGAAATCTGCACATGCCATGGAACCGGATCTAGGCGTAAATGCCGCTGTGCTCCTCGCGTCATTCTTGAACCGGGTCCTAGAGGAAGGCTCTTCCAAAGAATTTACCCAGTTCATGTTCGAAGCATTCGGCACCGAAACAAGAGGACAATTTCTTGGTTTATCATTCAACGACGAAATTTCCGGTGATACAACCTTGAATGCCGGTATCGTAGAATTCACGGAATCTGCTGGCGGCCTCGTAAAAGTGAGCATGCGCTATTCCGTCACCTATCCGTTTAATGATAAAATTGAGACATGCAAAAATAGACTTGAGCAGACTGCATTTCAACTGGCAGTATCATCTAATTCCAAACCACATCATGTGGATGCGGAAGACCCTTTCATCAAAACGTTGCAGGATGTCTACACGGAGCATACAGGCGATGAAGCTGATCTGTTGGCAATTGGAGGAGGGACATACGCAAGGGTCTTGGAAAAAGGAGTCGCTTTCGGCATGCTTTTCCCGGGCAGGGAGGATGTCGCACACCAAGCCGATGAATATGTATATATTGAAGACATGTTAAAAGCAACAGCTATTTATGCGGATGCGATCAGCCGATTGGCTGGAGAAAAGAAAGGGGATCAATGA
- a CDS encoding pseudouridine synthase, whose product MRLDKLLANMGYGSRKEVKQLLKKGAVKVNEVPAKDAAAHVDPHKDVVSILGEQVVYKEFIYLMMNKPPGVVSATEDFRDRTVIDLLDPEDRHFDPFPVGRLDKDTEGLLLLTNDGKLTHNLLSPKKEVPKTYYARIEGTVTEEDILLFSQGLTLEDGFETKPGILRILDSNQISEIELTITEGKFHQVKRMFEAVGKRVIYLKRLSMGALELDDELDLGEYRELTDEELSSILAP is encoded by the coding sequence ATGAGACTTGATAAATTGCTTGCGAATATGGGCTATGGATCTCGAAAAGAAGTGAAGCAGTTATTGAAAAAAGGCGCTGTCAAAGTGAATGAAGTGCCTGCAAAAGATGCAGCCGCCCATGTTGACCCGCACAAGGATGTGGTTTCAATCTTGGGGGAACAGGTCGTTTATAAGGAATTCATCTACCTCATGATGAATAAACCGCCTGGCGTCGTTTCGGCTACAGAGGATTTCCGTGACCGGACGGTTATTGATCTGCTGGATCCGGAAGATCGTCATTTTGATCCGTTTCCTGTAGGCAGGCTTGATAAAGATACGGAAGGTCTTTTGTTATTGACGAATGATGGAAAGCTTACACACAATTTGCTGTCTCCGAAAAAGGAAGTGCCGAAGACGTATTACGCTCGGATAGAGGGCACTGTCACGGAAGAGGACATTTTGCTTTTTTCGCAAGGACTCACGTTGGAAGATGGCTTTGAGACGAAGCCAGGTATTCTGCGTATTCTTGATTCCAATCAAATCTCTGAGATCGAGCTGACGATTACGGAAGGGAAGTTCCATCAAGTGAAGAGGATGTTTGAGGCGGTTGGGAAGCGTGTTATTTATTTGAAGCGCTTGTCAATGGGAGCCTTAGAGCTGGATGATGAATTAGACTTGGGAGAATATCGGGAATTGACCGATGAGGAATTGTCATCGATCCTCGCCCCTTGA
- a CDS encoding DeoR family transcriptional regulator: MNPATDRMLTRIKDVYLYILDRGTVTTENVVEEFGITNRTAQRDLNVLEYNELITSPARGKWTTTKKKVKLPS; the protein is encoded by the coding sequence TTGAATCCTGCTACTGATCGTATGCTTACCCGAATCAAAGACGTTTACTTATACATCCTTGACAGAGGTACAGTCACAACAGAAAACGTGGTCGAGGAATTCGGAATAACTAACCGCACAGCGCAAAGGGATTTGAATGTCCTTGAATATAATGAGCTCATTACAAGCCCGGCACGCGGAAAATGGACGACAACTAAGAAAAAAGTGAAATTGCCTTCCTAA
- a CDS encoding MBL fold metallo-hydrolase, with protein MDTYTFHNMKLSWLDGGVNFLDGGTMFGVVPKALWAKRYACDDDNLIELRTDPILIQYADKNILIDSGMGNGKLNEKMKRNLGVRAESNVKESLQELGLTPADIDVILMTHLHNDHAAGLTGWRDGQLVSIFPNAEIIVSQVEWDEMRNPNIRSKNTYWTENWEPIQQQVKPFSDEITVLPGITMIHTGGHSDGHSIVKLEQEGETIIHMGDIMPTHAHSNPLWVLAYDDYPMTSIFAKERLMKEALPNGYRFIFYHDAVYRMVKWDETGKELIETLDCRV; from the coding sequence GTGGATACATATACGTTTCACAATATGAAATTGTCATGGTTAGACGGGGGCGTCAACTTTTTAGATGGCGGAACGATGTTTGGAGTCGTCCCAAAAGCATTGTGGGCAAAACGATACGCTTGCGACGACGATAATCTGATTGAGCTTCGGACTGATCCGATCCTCATTCAATATGCGGATAAAAACATCCTGATCGATTCCGGGATGGGGAACGGAAAATTGAACGAAAAAATGAAACGCAATCTAGGGGTACGAGCTGAATCGAATGTCAAAGAGAGTCTGCAGGAATTAGGATTGACACCTGCTGATATCGACGTCATCCTTATGACACATCTGCACAATGACCATGCAGCCGGTTTGACAGGTTGGCGGGACGGTCAGCTGGTTTCGATTTTTCCAAATGCCGAAATCATCGTGTCGCAAGTGGAATGGGATGAAATGCGTAATCCAAATATCCGTTCCAAGAATACATACTGGACGGAGAATTGGGAGCCCATCCAACAGCAAGTAAAACCATTCTCTGATGAAATTACCGTCTTACCGGGGATCACCATGATCCATACCGGAGGACACAGTGACGGACATAGCATCGTGAAACTTGAACAGGAAGGCGAAACAATTATTCACATGGGGGATATCATGCCAACTCATGCCCATAGCAATCCGCTATGGGTGCTGGCATATGATGATTATCCGATGACGTCCATCTTTGCGAAGGAAAGACTGATGAAAGAAGCATTGCCGAATGGATACCGTTTTATTTTCTATCACGATGCTGTGTACCGCATGGTGAAATGGGATGAAACCGGAAAAGAATTGATCGAAACATTGGATTGTCGTGTATAA
- a CDS encoding nuclease-related domain-containing protein, producing the protein MAQLVKLIDYISRYENDLSRYPTQFIRLKKSQWERMKFQWENGTDLSVLQTDDERVEDIPEDRKWYSPILRMFNRKQEPEEEQVEEQESESEEEFDFQPNLVYRPNDMAHLRKLYLDQLFHFQIKWASSTLMEKSRVDPRFFRDTFLRELTLNLPDSYLLFYYPILKVKKAPVELDIILLTPIECMCLTILEKEDAAVFVGESDRFWLKKYGEQESKLLNPTIGLNRMERIITGLFAREEIEFPIRKYIISRNGYIDYPGSPYDIQTIDRRAYQEWFNRLSQSTTPMKFSQFNAAQAILDIGQTTAMSRLFESFENQEEPDGEE; encoded by the coding sequence ATGGCGCAGTTAGTGAAGTTGATCGATTATATTTCCCGTTATGAAAACGACTTGTCACGGTATCCGACACAATTCATCCGGCTGAAGAAATCACAGTGGGAACGGATGAAGTTTCAATGGGAAAATGGGACGGATCTTTCTGTGTTGCAGACAGATGACGAAAGGGTTGAAGATATTCCGGAGGATCGCAAGTGGTACAGCCCCATTCTCCGAATGTTCAACCGGAAACAAGAGCCAGAAGAAGAACAGGTGGAGGAGCAGGAATCTGAATCCGAAGAAGAGTTCGATTTCCAGCCGAATCTTGTATATCGACCAAATGATATGGCCCATTTGCGGAAGCTTTATCTGGACCAACTGTTCCATTTTCAAATCAAATGGGCCAGCTCCACCCTTATGGAAAAGTCCAGGGTGGATCCCCGTTTTTTTCGTGATACGTTTCTCAGGGAATTGACACTGAATTTACCAGACAGTTATTTATTGTTTTATTATCCGATTTTGAAAGTAAAAAAAGCCCCGGTCGAACTGGATATCATTTTACTTACTCCGATTGAGTGCATGTGCCTGACTATACTGGAGAAGGAAGATGCAGCAGTCTTTGTTGGTGAGAGTGATCGCTTCTGGCTGAAAAAATACGGGGAACAGGAATCGAAACTGTTAAATCCCACAATTGGTTTGAATCGGATGGAACGGATTATCACAGGCCTGTTTGCACGGGAAGAAATTGAATTCCCGATACGAAAATATATTATTTCGCGCAATGGTTATATCGATTATCCCGGCTCTCCATATGACATCCAGACCATTGACCGTCGCGCATACCAAGAGTGGTTCAACCGATTATCTCAATCGACGACTCCGATGAAGTTTAGCCAGTTTAATGCGGCGCAAGCCATCTTGGATATTGGCCAGACGACAGCGATGAGCCGGCTGTTTGAATCATTTGAGAATCAGGAAGAACCGGACGGGGAAGAATAA
- a CDS encoding M42 family metallopeptidase has product MQKETLTMFKTLTELPGAPGNEHLVRNYMRSELEKYSDEIVQDNLGGIFGVRKGPEEGPRIMVAGHMDEVGFMVTAITDNGMIRFQPLGGWWNQVLLAQRVQIITEEGPIIGVIGSIPPHLLSDEVRNKPMDVKNMLIDIGADDKEDAKRIGIRPGQQIVPVCPFTPMANDKKILAKAWDNRYGCGLSIELLKEVHGEPLPNTLYSGANVMEEVGLRGAQAAARMINPDLFFALDASPANDASGNKNEFGQLGKGTLLRIFDRTMVTHRGMREFILDTAESNQIPYQYFISQGGTDAGQVHVSNEGVPSAVIGICSRYIHTAASIIHTDDYAAAKELLVKLVKACDKTTVETIKANV; this is encoded by the coding sequence ATGCAGAAAGAGACACTTACGATGTTCAAAACGCTGACTGAGCTGCCGGGGGCGCCAGGCAATGAACATTTGGTTCGCAACTATATGAGAAGTGAGCTGGAAAAATATTCGGATGAGATTGTGCAAGATAATTTAGGCGGTATTTTCGGTGTTCGCAAAGGACCGGAGGAAGGTCCCCGCATCATGGTGGCCGGGCATATGGATGAAGTCGGTTTTATGGTAACAGCCATTACAGATAATGGGATGATTCGTTTTCAACCATTAGGCGGCTGGTGGAACCAAGTATTGCTTGCCCAACGGGTGCAAATCATCACAGAAGAAGGACCGATCATTGGAGTAATCGGTTCCATTCCGCCACATCTGTTAAGTGATGAGGTTCGAAATAAACCGATGGATGTCAAAAATATGCTGATTGATATTGGTGCTGATGATAAAGAAGATGCCAAACGGATCGGGATTCGTCCGGGGCAGCAAATTGTTCCTGTGTGCCCATTCACTCCGATGGCCAACGATAAAAAGATTTTGGCCAAAGCATGGGATAATCGATACGGCTGCGGCTTATCAATTGAACTTTTAAAAGAAGTGCATGGCGAACCTTTGCCCAATACATTGTACTCCGGTGCGAACGTAATGGAAGAGGTCGGCTTGCGTGGTGCCCAGGCGGCTGCGCGAATGATCAATCCAGACTTGTTCTTTGCTCTGGATGCAAGCCCTGCGAATGATGCTTCGGGCAATAAAAATGAATTTGGGCAGCTAGGAAAAGGAACATTGCTCCGAATTTTTGACCGTACGATGGTTACCCATCGCGGTATGCGTGAATTCATTTTGGACACGGCGGAGTCAAATCAGATCCCGTATCAATACTTCATCTCCCAAGGTGGAACAGATGCCGGGCAAGTTCATGTGTCAAATGAAGGTGTACCGAGTGCGGTCATTGGTATTTGTTCTCGATATATTCATACAGCCGCCTCCATCATTCATACGGATGATTATGCTGCGGCAAAAGAATTGCTCGTCAAACTGGTAAAAGCTTGTGACAAGACAACAGTGGAAACCATCAAAGCGAATGTGTAA
- a CDS encoding polysaccharide biosynthesis protein: protein MSSNLVKGTAILTIGLFLSKALGLLYVIPFYSIIGKENVGLYQYAYIPYNLALSIAISGAPLAISKYVSKYNALGDYATGKKLMKSGMLVMSVTGFLSFLILYFLAEPIAGLVHKSEDQSFSIDEIATVIRWVSYALLAVPLMSIVRGYFQGFQKFEPTSVSQLVEQIIRIGVVLIGAYIVVDILELSPRTAVNFAVFAAFIGALAGLVVLYRYWMKYKPEIQQLYDASPPASQITFVDMYKEVIGYTIPFVLVGVINPLYQFVDMITFNEAMGSIGLAKVSDEYLSMLNFLTHKIVMIPVMVATGFSMALIPVITNYYTKKDQKGINRSLDQTFQIMLFLTVPMVIGLMVLSNETYQFLYEKDTVGADVLFSYAPVAILFGLYTVTAAILQGIDKHKWIVFTSLLGLLFKLMLNIPLIKVFETDGAIVATAIGYMIAVGVNIVVIIKELNYRSKMVYRRLILISIFNLIMLIAVHLTLKGLLAISPVGGKIQAFLYIAICAIVGAAIYGFLSLKTGLAQKLFGERLTRFTKKFGFGR from the coding sequence ATGTCGTCAAATTTAGTAAAAGGCACGGCCATTTTAACAATTGGACTGTTCTTGTCTAAAGCGCTCGGTCTTTTGTATGTCATACCTTTTTATAGCATCATAGGGAAAGAAAATGTCGGATTGTACCAATACGCATACATACCTTATAATCTGGCGCTTTCCATCGCAATCTCTGGAGCACCTCTCGCTATCTCCAAATACGTCTCCAAATATAATGCGCTAGGTGATTATGCCACGGGGAAAAAATTGATGAAATCCGGTATGCTTGTCATGTCAGTGACCGGTTTTCTTTCGTTCTTAATACTCTACTTCCTTGCTGAGCCGATTGCTGGACTGGTGCATAAATCAGAAGACCAAAGCTTTAGCATTGATGAAATCGCAACAGTCATCCGCTGGGTCAGCTACGCACTGCTTGCAGTTCCACTCATGAGTATTGTTCGAGGATATTTCCAAGGTTTTCAAAAATTTGAACCGACATCCGTGTCGCAGCTCGTTGAGCAGATCATCCGAATTGGCGTCGTCCTTATCGGAGCTTATATCGTTGTAGATATTCTCGAACTCTCTCCGCGGACTGCTGTTAATTTTGCCGTGTTCGCCGCATTTATCGGTGCACTGGCAGGGCTTGTCGTCTTGTATCGCTACTGGATGAAATATAAGCCGGAGATTCAGCAACTGTATGATGCAAGCCCGCCGGCAAGCCAGATCACTTTTGTCGATATGTACAAGGAAGTGATCGGCTATACGATCCCTTTCGTTTTGGTGGGAGTCATTAATCCGTTATACCAGTTTGTTGATATGATCACTTTTAATGAAGCAATGGGATCGATTGGTCTTGCTAAAGTATCAGATGAATACTTATCGATGTTGAACTTCCTAACCCATAAGATCGTTATGATTCCAGTCATGGTGGCGACAGGGTTTTCCATGGCGCTCATTCCGGTCATTACGAACTATTACACGAAAAAAGATCAAAAAGGGATCAATCGCTCCTTGGATCAGACTTTCCAAATTATGCTGTTCCTCACAGTTCCGATGGTTATAGGCTTAATGGTTCTTTCCAATGAAACGTATCAATTCCTTTATGAAAAAGACACTGTCGGTGCAGATGTTCTGTTCAGTTATGCTCCTGTTGCAATCTTGTTTGGCCTATACACAGTGACAGCCGCAATCTTACAAGGAATCGATAAGCATAAATGGATCGTCTTTACATCCTTGCTTGGTTTGCTCTTCAAATTAATGCTGAACATACCGCTCATTAAAGTGTTTGAAACGGATGGCGCCATTGTCGCCACGGCGATTGGATACATGATCGCTGTCGGGGTCAATATCGTGGTGATCATCAAAGAATTGAATTATCGCTCGAAAATGGTCTATCGGCGATTGATCTTAATCAGTATTTTCAATTTGATCATGCTGATCGCTGTCCACTTAACATTGAAAGGGTTACTTGCCATCAGTCCTGTAGGAGGCAAAATTCAAGCCTTCCTTTATATCGCCATTTGTGCGATTGTCGGTGCTGCGATTTATGGTTTCCTATCATTGAAGACAGGTTTGGCACAAAAGTTGTTTGGCGAACGGCTGACACGATTTACGAAGAAATTCGGTTTTGGAAGGTGA
- a CDS encoding cation acetate symporter, whose translation MNTTVVVLFLAIVIATLFITYYAAKRTQTTGDFYTAGGGLTGWQNGLAIAGDYLSAASFLGIAGAIALFGFDGFFYSIGFLIAYLVVMFLVAEPLRNLGKYTLADMINARFDAKKVRGMAAFSTITIVIFYMIAQLVGAGALIQLLFGIKYWIAVLIVGVMMTVYVLFGGMTATSWVQIVKAVLLMLGTVIIAFLVFAKFDFNLVKMFAEVKTATVHGADYLKPGLKYKVPLDTLSLMLALVLGTAGLPHILMRFFTVKDAKTARSSVVIATWIVGIFYILTMFLGFGAAAFVGYDAITTANAAGNMAAPLLAGVLGGDILMSFVSAVAFATILAVVAGLVLTGASAFAHDIYGQIIKKGKASDREQMLAARYASLFVSVFSILLALFAQTMNVAFLVSLAFCIAASANLPVILYTIYWKKFNTNGALIGMAAGLFSALILVVLSPNVFAPEPGQAIFVGTALFPLTNPAIISVPLGFLGGYLGTILSKEKADYRKYAEVSVRANTGYRE comes from the coding sequence ATGAATACAACAGTTGTAGTATTATTTTTGGCGATTGTGATCGCGACATTGTTTATCACTTATTATGCTGCGAAGCGGACACAGACCACCGGTGATTTCTATACGGCGGGAGGTGGCCTGACAGGGTGGCAAAATGGGCTTGCCATTGCTGGTGACTACTTATCGGCAGCTTCTTTTCTAGGGATCGCAGGCGCAATTGCACTTTTCGGCTTTGATGGATTTTTCTATAGTATCGGTTTCTTGATCGCTTACTTGGTTGTCATGTTCTTAGTGGCAGAGCCGCTAAGGAATCTTGGGAAATATACGTTGGCTGATATGATCAACGCTCGTTTTGATGCCAAAAAAGTGCGTGGAATGGCAGCCTTTAGTACAATCACAATCGTCATTTTTTATATGATCGCGCAACTGGTGGGGGCCGGTGCGTTGATTCAATTGCTATTCGGCATAAAATATTGGATTGCTGTTCTCATCGTAGGCGTGATGATGACGGTTTATGTTCTTTTCGGGGGCATGACGGCGACCAGTTGGGTGCAAATTGTCAAGGCTGTATTGTTGATGCTTGGAACCGTAATCATTGCTTTTCTTGTATTTGCGAAATTTGATTTCAATCTCGTTAAAATGTTTGCAGAAGTGAAAACAGCCACTGTTCATGGGGCGGACTATTTAAAGCCTGGTCTGAAATACAAAGTTCCGCTGGATACACTGTCTTTAATGTTGGCACTCGTTTTAGGGACTGCGGGATTACCGCATATTCTAATGCGCTTCTTTACCGTGAAAGATGCGAAGACAGCTAGAAGCTCAGTGGTCATTGCAACTTGGATTGTCGGGATTTTCTACATTTTGACCATGTTCCTCGGTTTTGGCGCTGCAGCATTCGTAGGCTATGATGCCATTACGACAGCCAATGCAGCAGGTAATATGGCTGCTCCATTACTTGCTGGCGTTCTCGGAGGAGATATACTGATGTCATTTGTTTCCGCGGTCGCTTTTGCTACCATCTTGGCAGTCGTAGCCGGTCTGGTATTAACTGGAGCTTCAGCGTTTGCCCACGATATTTATGGCCAAATCATTAAAAAAGGAAAGGCGAGCGATCGAGAACAGATGCTGGCGGCACGTTATGCATCGTTATTCGTTTCCGTATTTTCCATCCTTCTTGCCCTGTTCGCGCAGACGATGAACGTTGCATTCCTCGTTTCCTTGGCATTCTGTATAGCTGCGAGCGCGAATTTGCCAGTCATTTTATATACGATCTATTGGAAGAAATTCAATACGAACGGTGCACTTATCGGGATGGCTGCAGGTCTTTTCTCGGCGCTTATCCTCGTAGTGCTCAGTCCAAATGTTTTTGCTCCGGAACCGGGACAAGCCATCTTTGTTGGAACCGCTCTGTTCCCGCTCACCAATCCGGCGATTATTTCAGTGCCTCTAGGATTTTTAGGCGGCTATTTAGGAACAATCCTTTCCAAAGAAAAGGCCGATTATCGAAAATATGCTGAAGTCAGCGTGCGGGCCAATACTGGTTATCGGGAATAA